Proteins from one Gossypium raimondii isolate GPD5lz chromosome 8, ASM2569854v1, whole genome shotgun sequence genomic window:
- the LOC105791109 gene encoding probable E3 ubiquitin-protein ligase RHY1A, whose protein sequence is MAGMLPGVECARRRRFHQSGGSSDSSSVAVIGLTRRSSFCLYTSNNETHHSSVSSQQRSILTQSFQDDKLGGVAREAKERLDERLRSQRKSEPKRHSNKEGMKCVDGKSLVQGELRTEVFGSKKSASKRFSWAKLNWKASDQDECAICLERFKVDESLVHPPCAHRFHSRCLVPWLENHAHCPCCRMGILS, encoded by the exons ATGGCTGGCATGCTTCCTGGTGTTGAATGTGCAAGAAGAAGACGGTTCCATCAAAGCGGAGGGTCATCTGATTCGTCAAGTGTGGCAGTGATTGGTTTAACAAGGAGGTCCTCTTTTTGTTTGTATACAAGCAACAATGAAACTCATCATAGCTCTGTTTCTTCACAg CAAAGGAGCATATTAACTCAGAGTTTTCAAGACGATAAGCTTGGAGGAGTAGCAAGAGAAGCTAAGGAAAGATTAGATGAAAGGCTGAGATCACAAAGAAAGTCAGAACCAAAAAG GCACAGTAACAAAGAAGGAATGAAGTGTGTGGATGGGAAATCATTGGTTCAAGGAGAGTTGCGTACTGAGGTATTTGGATCAAAGAAGAGTGCTTCGAAGAGGTTCAGTTGGGCGAAGCTGAATTGGAAGGCGTCGGACCAGGATGAGTGCGCAATCTGCTTGGAGAGGTTCAAAGTTGATGAGAGCCTGGTTCATCCCCCATGCGCACATCGGTTTCATTCGAGGTGCCTGGTCCCATGGCTAGAGAATCATGCTCACTGCCCATGTTGTAGAATGGGAATACTATCTTGA